The Collibacillus ludicampi region CAGCAATTCCCAAAATGTCCATCCATCCAGCGTCTTAAATTGATACAGGACTGTCCACATGGTAACTGCCGTACCTGCATAACTCATTGCCCATCCCAAAATGTTCATGACAAACGCGTAGCGGTATTGCATTTGTGCGCGAATACTGGCTGAGACCATATGGAAATAGAGACGAGCCCCTTTAATCCATGACATCATGGCCATCATCCTCCCTGAACAACAACTTTTAAGGAAGCTTTCTTCCACACGAAACGCATGATCGCATAGTTAACAACCAACCAGAACGCCTGGAGCATGATCGCGTGAAAGATCTCCGCCCCTCGCAGTTGCCCAACAAAAATCGCGTTTGGCACGAACGAATATCCATTGAACCGGGAGATAACGGGCGATGTGTTCAAACACGGGAGGAAAAAACCAAAGAGGCACGACTGCACCTGAGAACAACGAAACTGAAAAGTAGAAAATATCTTCGACCCCGCCAGTTTCTACGAGCCAAAAAGTAAACAGACCGAATGTCAATTCAATACTGTAACGGATGAGATAACCTAAAATCGCTGAGAGAATAAAGATGATCCATGTGCTTAATGAAGAAGGTAAAACTGGATGGAAGCATAAGAACAGTACGATATACAGCGGGGCAATCGCCGTAATGAAATGAAAAGCGACGCTCCCCAGATCGGAAAACAAGACGCGTAACGGATAATCAAAAGGACGCATCAATTCCATCGCGATGTCACCGTTGCGGACACGTTCCTGAATCTCCCAAAGTGAAGTCCCTGCCGCATGTAATCCCTGCAACATCTGACTGATGAGTACATAACTGAGCATCGTGTCGAAAGATTTTCCACCGGCCGTCTCTTCTCCTCCATATAGCCCGTACCAGATAAATCCCCACATAAAAAGAAACATGAGGTTGGACAAGAGTCGAGTCCACGCATCAAACCGATAGACGGCAGACCTCTGAAATGACTTGCGTGTAAACTCCAAGTACATTCGAAACTTTCGCATATCATCCCCCCCATGGTTTCGTATGACCCTTAGATTGATATTATATAACGATTCGATCGTCACAAAAAAGCGAAACACCCCCGTACTTCGCTACTCTTACAATGTTTGGATTACAATGTTCGTTATTCTTTCATGGTTTCTCTTCACCCACACTCGAATCAAGCGACAGATCATGTTCCTCGACCCTTACGATGTGGTTTTCTGTGTTCACAAACACGACTTTGGGGTTCAATTCTCCGATCTCCGTTTCATCGAAGATTCCCAGGCTTAGGATGATGACTAAATCTCCGGGGTGAAACAAATGTGCAGGAGGACCGTTAAGACAAATCTTTCCTGATCCTTCAGGTGCAGGCAAAGCGTATGTTTTCCAGCGAGTAGCATTTCTCAGGCTGGTGATCTGCACCATCTCGAACGGGAGAATGTTCGCTTCTTTCATTAAGAGGGAGTCAATCGTTATACTTCCTACATAATCCAAATCAGCCTCCGTAACAGTTGCCCTGTGGATCTTCCCCTTGCACATCAACCGACGCATGAGTCATTCGGCTCCTTCCTTATTGTAAGATCAAGATTTTCCCGAATTTCGGGACACGTATCATGAATCATCTTCATCATTTAAGGTATGTATGTCTTTCTGATTTGTTCTGGATCCCAGACCTTCCATTCGAAAATGATTCACTTATTGAACAAAAATCCGCACCTTTCAAAGGTGCGGAACACATATCTCTCCCGAATGTACGGCGACCTGTGTCGCAATTTTAGCGGCGACCTGTGGTACGACGACGACCTGTGGTGCGACGACGACCTGTGGTGCGGCGGCGTCCTGTGCTACGGCGTCCTGTGCTACGGCGGCGTCCTGTGCTACGGCGGCGTCCTGTACGGCGTCCTGTGCTACGGCGGCGTCCTGTGCTACGGCGGCGTCCTGTGGTGCGGCGGCGTCCTGTGGTGCGGCGGCGTCCTGTGGTGCGGCGGCGTCCTGTGCTACGGCGTCCTGTACGGCGTCCTGTACGGCGTCCTGTACGGCGTCCTGTACGGCGTCCTGTACGGCGTCCTGTACGGCGTCCTGTACGGCGTCCTGTACGGCGTCCTGTACGGCGTCCTGTACGGCGTCCTGTACGGCGTCCTGTACGGCGTCCTGTACGGCGTCCTGTGCTACGGCGTCCTGTGCTACGGCGTCCTGTGCTACGGCGTCCTGTGCTACGGCGTCCTGTGCTACGGCGTCCTGTGCTACGGCGTCCTGTGCTACGGCGTCCTGTACGGCGTCCTGTACGGCGTCCTGTACGGCGTCCTGTACGGCGTCCTGTACGGCGTCCTGTACGGCGTCCTGTGCTACGGCGTCCTGTACGACGTCCTGTACCGCGACCTGTACCGCGACCTGTACGGCGTCCTGTACCGCGACCTGTGCTGCGACCTGTGCGGCGTCCTCTGGTAAGGGGACCGGCAACCAGTTCGGCTTCGACCGGATCACGGCGCATATACATGTCCGTCAATCCTTCCGCATCTGCCGTACGCACGACTTCACGCAGCTCCTCTTGATTCATTGTCTTCATATCAACACCTCTTTTATGACTATTTACCTGTATAGAGAAGGTTTCGTGTAGAGATCATCAACCCCCGTTCGATCAACACTTTCCCTTCAGCTTACAGGAAAAAATTATTCGTTATATCCTACGGAAAAGCGACAGTCATTGCCATAGACATCTGTTCCCATTCGCACAAAATCAGCGTCTCTTTCCACCGCATGGTGACCAATCCATCCCTTCCCGCATTACTATAAATCACGCGATGTCTTTATAGAGAAAGGAGGAATACGATGAATACTTCTCAACATGTCGCAATTCCGAGTTATTTCCTCTACATTCATCCTTATGACCTCCAAGAACTGCGAAGAGACATTTGGTGTGATGACCCGTTACCTGCCAGACTAAAAGTGGGAAAAAATCAGTATATTATCGACATCGCCTATCGTGGTTCGCATATTCGCGAATTCCGCAAGAAATCTTATAATCTCAAATTTGTAAAACCTGAAACTTTCCAAGGAAATAGGGAGATTCATCTCAACGCCGAATATATTGACCCTTCTATGATCCGTAATAAACTTTCCCTCGATTTTTTTCGTGATATCGGTACGTTATCCCCGGAAACACAACACATTTTCCTCAAGTTGAACGGAACTCCAGCAGGTATCTATCTTCAACTGGAATCGGTCGATGATCTGTTTCTAAAAAGAAGAGGTTTACCGCAAGGGGCCATATACTATGCGATCAACGACAATGCCAACTTTTCGTTGATCAGCCCTATCGATGATGATGTCAAAAAATCGTTGGAGTCCGGATACGAACGAAAGTGCGGTACCGAAGAGGACGACGGGTATCTTCGAGAGCTGATTTACAAAATCAATACGATACCCAGAGCGGACTTTGGAAAAGAAATTACTAAATACGTGGCTGTGGACAAGTATCTACGCTGGCTGATCGGGGTGATTTGCACCCAGAATTTTGATGGATTCATCCATAACTATGCGCTCTATCGCAACAACGAAACCGGTTTATTCGAAATGATTCCCTGGGATTATGATGCCACATGGGGACGTGATTGTAATGGCAAGATCATGGAGTACGACTATGTCCCCATCGAAGGGTACAACACTCTTACCGCCCGCATACTCGATGTCTCATCATTCCGCATGCGTTATAAACAATTGCTCGAGGAAATCCTGGAGACACAGTTTACTGTAGCCGCCCTTGAACCTAAAGTAATCTCAATGTATACAGCCCTACGCCCCTTTGTTCTTCTTGACCCTTATAAACAAAAGGACATTCGCAAATTCGACACGGAACCCGAATTTATTCTTAAGTTTGTCGCGGATCGTAACCGCTATTTGCGAGAGTGCCTGGCAAATCTTAAGGCGTAAAGAAAAAGCAGATTCCTCCTCATTTTCCGCTTCTGCTCATTCCAACAGGCAAAGAGTAAGCGTAGTATATCTCAGCCAATCAAGGATATTTCCCGCCATGAAGGAAGAAGCGGCTTTCAAGCTTCTTCCTCTTTTTTTGGCTATTACGAAAAAAGCGTTCGTTCTGCAGGAACCATAGGCAGAACGGACGCTTTCTTTATTCATTGCACTTTTTTGCAGAATCCTTTCGGCGAAACGGATGTTATACATTCCATACATCAAGCAAATCGTATCTCAATGATGATACGATGCACCTCCTCATTAGTTCCCTTTTCCATCGTGACGTTGAAACGCGGAACTTTTTCAGAAGTATTACATATATTTACCGGGATTCTCTCAAGGAATGATTGTTCCTCAAGCGGATGCGGGTATGGCTTGCATTCCTGATCCTTCTTAATTCCTATGCGATTCCACGTTGGTTTGTCATCTTCGTTTGCACGTCCAGGGCTGATATTGCGAATCAGAGATTTGGGAATCGGTCGAACTTCTTCCGTTTCATCGATCACGATCACATGATCTTCAAAACAGTTGATGAGCATCCCCTCTATACGATCCGAACCGTCCCGATTGATCTGGACCCAACTGTATTTCAATTTTTGCAGGAATTCATCAAATTTGTCTTCGTCCATATGTTTCGGGTCCTTTATAGAGTCAGCGAACTTCGAACTTTCTTTTGTATCTTCAACCATGCATTTGACATCCCCTTTCATTTGACTCATGGCAATTATAATGCATGTATACGTGAACCCTGACCTAAAGCGTACTCCACTCTCACCTATTTTCTATCGATCACCTTTGAACAGTTAAACGATTGTCTTATCACTTATACGATTGTCCACTGAATATAGTAAGTTAGCTTTTGGAAAGGGGTTGACACTCATTCGCTTATCAACCCAGTCAGAACCCAGTCCCCATACTCGATGCCCGAAACTTGTTGAACTCCGCAACTGGATAACGGTAGTTCCGTCGAACCATCAAGTTTTTGGCGGATACAAAAGGTTTTCCGATTTCCTCCACAACGCAACGAGGATCGCGTAGAAGTCGTGACATCCCCTTGCGAGAACGTACGGATACCGGCACATCAAATGAAGGCGATCACCGATATTGGTTAAGTCATGCAGCGGAATCACCTAATTCATAGTATGAATGGCATCAAGAAATGTGCCTAGAGAAAACTGGGCGAATCATGTGAAGGAGGGTTATTTTATGAATTTCAGCTTCTTAATGAATTCCATTGGAAAAAAGGTACAGGTCGAACGTGGAGGCCCTGATAAGCTGGAAGGAAAGCTCGTTTTCATCCGTCCTGACTTTCTCATATTGGAAACGGAACAAAACGGGTATGTATATGTTCAATCGAGACACATCAAGACTGTATCAGAACCGGTGATTCCCGAAATCCAAGCGAATCAAGTGAATATGGAAGAAAAGAATATTCTGCCTATGGTAGAAGCGGAAGACTTCACAGAACTTTTAAGGAAATTGAGACATCGTCTGATTCGCGTCAATCATGGAGGTCCCAACGTCATCCAAGGGGTTTTGATTGAGGTCGGAGATGGATCGGTGACAATCCTGCATCAAATGAAAGATTTTGTACATTATCCGATCTACCACATTCGCAGTGTAACATGCATCTATAAGAAAAATGAGAACAAACAAAATGAAATGAAACAAGATAGCTCAAGGGATCGCGGGTTAAATGAGCTTCCGGAAAGTAATGTTTCCGGCAAAGCAAGAGAAACGTCCAGTAGAAGAAACGAGTGCTTCAAAATTGATTACTCTGGCAGAGCTAGATAAATAGATGACAACATTACAGACCAAACGTCTGCGGCTTTAGCAAACACTTTACGTTCAAACACAAAGACTGAGAAAGACAAACGGTAAACCATTCAAAGTGTGCGCGGCGTTCGCAGCAAGTCACACTTTAAACTTCAACAATTGTATCGTTCAAAACGTAAATCGAAAAAGAGTAGCTGCTCTTGAACCTAAAGTAATCTCAATGTATACAGCCCTACGCCCCTTTGTTCTTCTTGACCCTTATAAACAAAAGGACATTCGCAAATTCGACACGGAACCCGAATTTATTCTTAAGTTTGTCGCGGATCGTAACCGCTATTTGCGAGAGTGCCTGGCAAATCTTAAGGCGTAAAGAAAAAGCAGATTCCTCCTCATTTTCCGCTTCTGCTCATTCCAACAGGCAAAGAGTAAGCGTAGTATATCTCAGCCAATCAAGGATATTTCCCGCCATGAAGGAAGAAGCGGCTTTCAAGCTTCTTCCTCTTTTTTTGGCTATTACGAAAAAAGCGTTCGTTCTGCAGGAACCATAGGCAGAACGGACGCTTTCTTTATTCATTGCACTTGTTTGCAGAATCCTTTCGGCGAAACGGATGTTATACATTCCATACATCAAGCAAATCGTATCTCAATGATGATACGATGCACCTCCTCATTAGTTCCCTTTTCCATCGTGACCTTGAAACTCGGTACTTTTTCAGAAGTATTACATATATTTACCGGGATTCTCTCAAGGAATGATTTTTCCTCAAGCGGATGGAGTGAGTATGGCTTGCATTCCTGATTCTTCGAACTTCAAACTTTCTTTTGTATCTTCAACCATGCCCTAGACATCCCCTTTCATTTGACTCATGGCAATTATAATGCATGTATACGTGAACCTATCCTAAAGCGTACTCCACTCTCACCTCTTTTCTATCGATCACCTTTTCCGATTCAGATTCGGATGTTCATCTCTAGGCAGATTCACTAACTTCTTATCTCAATAGAACTCTTCCTATATAGGTGGAATATGTTGCAGTACAAAGGAACCAGTGAGGTTTCCCTAGAGAGGGAATGTTCTCGCTCACAAGAGGAACATATGGGATCTTCCGAACCTGTATGTATAGGGAAACTGAACCTGTGATAAGTTAGACGATTGCCCTATCACTTATACGATTGTCCACTGAATATGGTGAATTAGCTTTTGGAAAGGGGTTGACGCCTCGTTCGCGCTTATCGAGCAATACTTTTTGAAAACCACTCAGAACCCAGACCGATGCTCATTGTCCGAAACTTGTTGAGCACTGCAACTGGATAACGGCAGTTCCGTACGAACCATCATGTTTTTGCGGATACAAAAAGATTTCCGGTATCCTCCGCAACGCAACGAGGATTCCGTAGAAGCGGTGACATCCCCTTGCGAAAACGTAGTAAGGATACCGGCACATCAAATGAAGGCGATCACCGATATTGGTTAAGTCTTGCAGCGGAATCGCCTAATTCATAGTATGTCTGTCTTCAAGAAATGTGCCTAGTGAAAACTGGGCGAATCATGTGAAGGAGGGTTTTTTTATGGATTTCAGCTTTTTAGTGAATTCTATCGGAAAAAAGGTGCAGGTCGAACGTGGAGGCCCTGATAAGCTGGAAGGAAAGCTCGTTTTCATCCGTCCCGAATTTCTCATATTGGAAACGGAACAAAACGGATATGTATATGTTCAATCGAGACACATCAAGACGGTATCTGAACCGGTGATTCCCGAAATCCAGGCGAATCAAGTAAATATGGAAGAAAAGAATATGAATATCTTGCCTATGGTAGAAGCGGAAGACTTCACAGAACTTTTAAGGAAATTGAGACATCGTCTGATTCGCGTCAATCATGGAGGTCCCAACGTCATCCAAGGGGTTTTGATTGAGGTCGGAGATGGATCGGTGACAATCCTGCATCAAATGAAAGATTTTGTGTATTACCCGATCTACCACATTCGCAGTGTAACATGCATCTTCAATAACCAAAACGAGAAGAAAAATGAGAACAAACAAGCCAATGAAATGACACAGGATAGCTCAAAGGATCGCGGGTTAAATGAGCTTTCGGAAAGCGATGTTTCCGGCAAAGCGAGAAGTGAAACTTCCGGCAGAAAAAACGAGCACTCCAAAAGTGATTACTCTGGCAGGGCTAGATAAATAAGGGGATGACAACGTTGCAGACACTACTAGAGTCCTTGATTGGCACGCACGTGCGATTTGATCAAACTGGTGATGTCGGCTTGGCGGGACGACTCATCAATATACAAGAGGATTACGCGACCATCTATACAGATACGGGACAATTGATTCATTATCCATTCTCCCAAATCAAATCTGTTACCGCCAACATCACAGATGTTCCCGAAACGTTACCATTATCTCATATGACTTTCCCCGATACGTTTGCCGACTTACTCGCATCCCTTCGCAAAAGAATGGTCAAAATCGAAAACGGTGAGGGCGCACGTGAAGGGGTTTTATCATATGCGACAACCGAACATGTCTGTATCGTACTCAATATGAAAGAAATGATCTATTATCAGCTGGAGCAAATAAAAAATGTCTCACCTGTTCTCG contains the following coding sequences:
- a CDS encoding ABC transporter permease translates to MRKFRMYLEFTRKSFQRSAVYRFDAWTRLLSNLMFLFMWGFIWYGLYGGEETAGGKSFDTMLSYVLISQMLQGLHAAGTSLWEIQERVRNGDIAMELMRPFDYPLRVLFSDLGSVAFHFITAIAPLYIVLFLCFHPVLPSSLSTWIIFILSAILGYLIRYSIELTFGLFTFWLVETGGVEDIFYFSVSLFSGAVVPLWFFPPVFEHIARYLPVQWIFVRAKRDFCWATARGGDLSRDHAPGVLVGC
- the panD gene encoding aspartate 1-decarboxylase; the protein is MRRLMCKGKIHRATVTEADLDYVGSITIDSLLMKEANILPFEMVQITSLRNATRWKTYALPAPEGSGKICLNGPPAHLFHPGDLVIILSLGIFDETEIGELNPKVVFVNTENHIVRVEEHDLSLDSSVGEEKP
- a CDS encoding CotH kinase family protein, yielding MNTSQHVAIPSYFLYIHPYDLQELRRDIWCDDPLPARLKVGKNQYIIDIAYRGSHIREFRKKSYNLKFVKPETFQGNREIHLNAEYIDPSMIRNKLSLDFFRDIGTLSPETQHIFLKLNGTPAGIYLQLESVDDLFLKRRGLPQGAIYYAINDNANFSLISPIDDDVKKSLESGYERKCGTEEDDGYLRELIYKINTIPRADFGKEITKYVAVDKYLRWLIGVICTQNFDGFIHNYALYRNNETGLFEMIPWDYDATWGRDCNGKIMEYDYVPIEGYNTLTARILDVSSFRMRYKQLLEEILETQFTVAALEPKVISMYTALRPFVLLDPYKQKDIRKFDTEPEFILKFVADRNRYLRECLANLKA
- a CDS encoding DUF6897 domain-containing protein, with amino-acid sequence MNFSFLMNSIGKKVQVERGGPDKLEGKLVFIRPDFLILETEQNGYVYVQSRHIKTVSEPVIPEIQANQVNMEEKNILPMVEAEDFTELLRKLRHRLIRVNHGGPNVIQGVLIEVGDGSVTILHQMKDFVHYPIYHIRSVTCIYKKNENKQNEMKQDSSRDRGLNELPESNVSGKARETSSRRNECFKIDYSGRAR
- a CDS encoding DUF6897 domain-containing protein, encoding MDFSFLVNSIGKKVQVERGGPDKLEGKLVFIRPEFLILETEQNGYVYVQSRHIKTVSEPVIPEIQANQVNMEEKNMNILPMVEAEDFTELLRKLRHRLIRVNHGGPNVIQGVLIEVGDGSVTILHQMKDFVYYPIYHIRSVTCIFNNQNEKKNENKQANEMTQDSSKDRGLNELSESDVSGKARSETSGRKNEHSKSDYSGRAR